The Symphalangus syndactylus isolate Jambi chromosome 23, NHGRI_mSymSyn1-v2.1_pri, whole genome shotgun sequence genome has a window encoding:
- the LOC129489353 gene encoding endogenous retrovirus group K member 5 Env polyprotein-like, with protein MDNSIEVYVNNSAWVPGPTDDGGLAQPEEEGMMINISIGYHYLPICLGKAPECLMPATQNWLVEVPTVSAISRFTYHMVSGMSLRPQINNLQDPSYQRSLQCRPKGKPGPKEIPKESKSPEVLVWEECVADTAVVLQNNEFGTIIDWAPRGQLYHNCMGQTQSCSQVPSIWPINMAYDSDLTESLDQVHRRLESLYPWKCSV; from the coding sequence ATGGATAATTCTattgaagtatatgttaataatagtgcATGGGTACCAGGCCCCACAGATGACGGTGGCCTTGCCCAAcctgaagaagaaggaatgatgatAAACATTTCCATTGGGTATCATTATCTTCCTATTTGCCTGGGGAAAGCACCAGAATGCTTAATGCCTGCAACCCAAAATTGGTTGGTAGAAGTACCTACTGTCAGTGCCATTAGTAGATTTACTTATCACATGGTAAGTGGAATGTCACTCAGGCCACAGATAAACAATTTACAGGACCCTTCTTATCAAAGATCATTACAATGTAGGCCTAAGGGGAAGCCTGGTCCCAAGGAAATCCCCAAAGAATCAAAAAGCCCAGAAGTCttagtttgggaagaatgtgtggctGATACTGCAGTGGTACTACAAAACAATGAATTCGGAACTATTATAGACTGGGCCCCTCGAGGCCAATTATATCATAATTGTATGGGCCAGACTCAATCGTGTTCACAGGTCCCATCCATCTGGCCCATTAATATGGCCTATGATAGTGATTTAACTGAAAGCCTGGACCAGGTTCATAGAAGGTTAGAATCACTCTATCCATGGAAATGTAGTGTGTAA